In Nyctibius grandis isolate bNycGra1 chromosome 6, bNycGra1.pri, whole genome shotgun sequence, a single genomic region encodes these proteins:
- the DMP1 gene encoding dentin matrix acidic phosphoprotein 1, with protein MRATLLVLFLWAVASAHPVPGREPARPHHSAQQEDTASEDYINKLGNLLGGGDGRHPPVSAERGDNALPGDPAGGNNVGEELGEHTGQDKGGRVGEVQHLNQVDHEDTSAQDGNGLGFLEEGARDADDGDNREHHGTGVNGLLFHAGGLLDEEDDSGDDTFDENGEEEGGEGPTYVAGADAEDERGHDAGQVDAGAGRGHGDSSSSSSSESIGADHRRYRNYLGSWYERTYRRGGGSSSSQEEEESYDFEDEAMQGDDPSVFDSPGSSYKGRRVGPRAPGSSRESGRRADSHRWEEGDSRSPEVEDADSGEDSPSVEDNSQSEEAVTSQSEEDSASRSGEDGDGENSPSREGEGSESRESTANQSVEEPGESPEDISQEAVSTSSERSGSQSREGQEDQESAEDRSAPSTPDSESGEDEGDQSKSGEDDGDQSQSTEDTVEESKEDENDSNPDEDVPSTSDESQSASPEGDGSQENNAGEDSRSTESNNSESQEDDDDDEEESHSQEDATRESSSRGDNSSLQSLESGSRKRRPGAYRNKPVADYDDNDCQDGY; from the exons ATGAGGGCTACGTTGCTGGTGCTGTTCCTCTGGGCCGTAGCCTCTGCTCACCCC GTGCCCGGCCGCGAGCCAGCCCGCCCCCACCACAGTGCCCAGCAGGAG GACACAGCAAGCGAAGATTACATCAACAAGCTGGGCAACCTCTTGGGTGGTGGAGATGGCAGACATCCTCCTGTCAGTGCAGAGAGAGGGGACAATGCCCTTCCTGGGGACCCAGCAGGTGGGAACAATGTGGGCGAGGAGCTGGGCGAGCACACTGGCCAAGACAAGGGAGGCAGAGTTGGGGAGGTTCAGCACCTGAACCAGGTGGACCACGAGGACACAAGTGCCCAGGATGGAAACGGCCTTGGTTTCCTG GAGGAAGGTGCACGTGATGCTGATGATGGTGACAACAGAGAGCACCACGGCACTGGAGTCAACGGGCTTCTCTTCCATGCTGGTGGGCTCCTGGACGAGGAGGATGACAGCGGGGATGACACCTTTGATGAgaatggggaagaggaggggggcGAAGGTCCTACTTACGTGGCTGGTGCTGATGCGGAAGACGAACGTGGCCATGACGCTGGCCAAGTGGAcgctggggctggcagagggcacggtgacagcagcagcagtagcagcagcgAGAGCATCGGGGCGGATCACCGGCGGTACAGGAACTACCTTGGCAGCTGGTATGAGCGGACCTAcaggcggggagggggcagcagcagcagccaggaagaggaggagagctACGACTTCGAGGATGAAGCCATGCAGGGTGATGACCCTTCCGTCTTTGacagcccaggcagcagctACAAGGGGCGCCGTGTTGGCCCTCGCGCCCCGGGGAGCAGTCGAGAGAGTGGCCGGCGGGCTGACTCCCACCGCTGGGAGGAGGGCGACAGCAGGTCCCCAGAGGTGGAGGACGCTGACTCAGGAGAAGACAGCCCATCTGTGGAGGACAACAGTCAGTCGGAAGAGGCTGTCACCAGCCAGTCAGAGGAAGACAGTGCCAGCCGCTCTggggaggatggggatggggagaacAGCCCCTCCAGGGAGGGTGAGGGCAGCGAGTCCAGGGAGAGCACCGCCAACCAGTCAGTTGAAGAGCCGGGGGAGTCCCCGGAGGACATTTCCCAGGAGGCGGTGAGCACATCAAGTGAGCGCAGTGGCAGCCAGTCCCGGGAAGGGCAGGAGGACCAGGAGTCTGCTGAGGACAGGAGTGCGCCATCCACACCTGACAGCGAGTCTGGGGAAGATGAGGGTGACCAGAGCAAGTCTGGGGAAGATGATGGTGACCAGAGCCAGTCCACAGAGGACACTGTGGAGGAGTCAAAGGAGGATGAGAATGACTCCAACCCTGATGAGGATGTGCCGAGCACATCAGACGAGAGCCAGAGTGCGTCCCCGGAGGGTGATGGCAGCCAAGAGAACAATGCAGGCGAGGACAGCAGGTCCACAGAGAGCAACAACAGTGAGTCCCAGGAGGACGATGATGATGACGAGGAGGAGAGCCACTCCCAGGAAGACGCTACCCGTGAGTCCAGCAGCCGCGGGGACAACAGCTCGCTGCAGAGCCTGGAGAGCGGGAGCCGCAAACGGCGGCCGGGCGCCTACCGCAACAAGCCTGTTGCCGACTACGACGATAACGACTGCCAGGACGGGTACTGA